One genomic window of Panicum hallii strain FIL2 chromosome 6, PHallii_v3.1, whole genome shotgun sequence includes the following:
- the LOC112898350 gene encoding probable transcription factor MYB58 translates to MKPRGGRGGGGEQPAVRKGPWTAEEDEVLLRHVREHGPREWSSIRSKGLLPRTGKSCRLRWVNKLRPDLKTGCKFSAEEERVVIDLQAQLGNKWARIATYLPGRTDNDVKNFWSTRQKRLARLLRAAVPRRRPGKQSGSVSSSHAYELPTQKDPCLDMIPFQGTTTPAHHTGESSSHEPRAANQHRAANAPSLGAHSLPPPPVPLLTHGGAGAGHGSSSAAPTSTALLPFDGDYYARDAVAGVDPLVFVDPAACPEPLAVVPPGTFFGLDDDYVHAGRVLHPDESGVRFDDLPPETFDFFELPHLPPSPSPTVGSLSGADKGQKPC, encoded by the exons ATGAAGCCGCGCGGTGgccgtggtggcggcggcgagcagccggcggtgaggaagggGCCGTGGACGGCGGAGGAGGACGAGGTGCTGCTGCGGCACGTCCGGGAGCACGGCCCCCGGGAGTGGAGCTCCATTCGATCCAAAGGCCTCCTGCCGCGCACCGGCAAGTCCTGCCGCCTCCGCTGGGTCAACAAGCTCCGGCCGGACCTCAAGAC GGGTTGCAAGTTCTCCGCGGAGGAGGAGCGCGTGGTGATCGACCTGCAGGCGCAGTTGGGGAACAAATGGGCCAGGATCGCGACGTACCTGCCCGGCCGGACGGACAACGACGTCAAGAACTTCTGGAGCACGCGGCAGAAGCGGCTGGCCAGGCTCCTGCGGGCGGCCGTGCCCCGCCGGAGGCCCGGCAAGCAGAGCGGCAGCGTTTCTTCTTCGCACGCCTATGAGCTGCCCACTCAGAAG GACCCGTGCTTGGACATGATCCCCTTCCAGGGGACGACGACGCCGGCGCACCACACCGGCGAGAGCAGCAGCCACGAGCCACGCGCGGCGAATCAGCACCGAGCCGCCAACGCGCCGTCCCTCGGAGCGCACAGCCTGCCGCCACCTCCCGTCCCGCTACTCACgcacggcggcgccggagccggGCACGGCTCGTCCAGCGCCGCTCCGACGTCGACGGCCCTCCTACCCTTCGACGGAGACTACTACGCCAGGGACGCGGTCGCCGGCGTCGACCCCCTGGTGTTCGTCGACCCCGCCGCCTGCCCGGAGCCGCTGGCCGTGGTGCCGCCAGGCACGTTCTTCGGCCTGGACGACGACTACGTGCACGCCGGCCGCGTGCTGCACCCGGACGAGTCCGGAGTGCGGTTCGACGACCTCCCGCCGGAGACGTTCGACTTCTTCGAGCTCCCGCACCTGCCGCCGTCGCCTTCACCAACTGTAGGGTCACTCAGTGGAGCTGACAAAGGACAAAAACCATGTTGA
- the LOC112897410 gene encoding protein PHOTOSYSTEM I ASSEMBLY 2, chloroplastic: protein MAAQWSTAARLDRWTGPWRRSSPLPPPCRAPAPAVPPRRRARRKGRIGCASVPRELAAAAEAEQATPPVVADGTEEEGVACEACSGAGWLLCDFCKGKKNNVKSEGSRVYRRCPTCKAAGFILCPRCRVYKCVTYPESNES from the exons ATGGCGGCGCAATGGAGCACCGCGGCGAGGCTGGACCGGTGGACTGGACCCTGGCGCCGCAGCTCACCGCTGCCTCCACCGtgccgggcgccggcgccggccgtgccgccgcggcggcgggcgaggagGAAGGGCAGGATCGGCTGCGCGTCCGTGCCAAGGGAGCTTGCCGCGGCTGCGGAGGCGGAGCAGGCCACGCCGCCGGTGGTCGCCGACGGCACTGAG GAAGAAGGTGTAGCGTGCGAAGCGTGCAGCGGCGCGGGGTGGCTGCTCTGCGACTTCTGCAAGGGGAAGAAGAACAACGTCAAGTCCGAGGGCAGCCGCGTGTACCGCCGCTGCCCGACCTGCAAAGCC GCGGGTTTCATCCTGTGCCCGAGATGCAGGGTGTACAAGTGCGTCACCTACCCGGAGAGCAACGAGTCATGA
- the LOC112897023 gene encoding uncharacterized protein LOC112897023 yields MVVLMEELNGLSLKRKGADEPELFEAGADDRSGFPLSCRATKMRRLACPAGGPQHQGAPAEGVAAAGQDDVPVYCDDDPAPASGGGEEEGALVLYGGGGRSDAASARGTPRLAVRGGADWVRAMLREADSRTVRELLAGAAQEQGCDDLALAVVPWVPPSPAGEEAEPSTAAEEADDDGDEGAAAMEVEEGEAPGLRWTGQACGNGAAEGLVYRWPQHCMAPPQMPAVAQPSPVMWSW; encoded by the coding sequence ATGGTGGTGCTCATGGAGGAGTTAAACGGGCTGTCGCTGAAGCGGAAGGGCGCAGATGAGCCGGAGCTGTTCGAAGCCGGCGCCGACGACCGCTCGGGGTTTCCGCTCTCCTGCCGCGCGACCAAGATGCGCCGCCTCGCGTGCCCCGCCGGCGGCCCTCAACACCAGGGTGCGCCGGCGgagggcgtggcggcggcggggcaggatGACGTGCCCGTGTACTGCGACGACGATCCGGCGCCGGCCAGCGGCgggggcgaggaggagggcgcgCTGGTGTTgtacggtggcggcggccggtctGACGCCGCGAGCGCTCGGGGCACGCCTCGCCTCGCCgtgcgcggcggggcggacTGGGTACGCGCCATGCTCCGCGAGGCCGACAGCAGGACGGTGCGGGAGCTGCTCGCCGGCGCGGCCCAGGAACAGGGCTGCGACGACCTCGCTCTGGCCGTGGTGCCGTGGGTGCCACCGTCGCCGGCGGGAGAAGAGGCGGAGCCGTCAACGGCCGCGGAGGAGgcggacgacgacggcgacgagggcgcggcggcgatggaggtcGAGGAAGGCGAGGCGCCGGGCCTTCGCTGGACCGGCCAGGCGTGCGGCAACGGCGCCGCCGAGGGGCTCGTGTACCGGTGGCCGCAGCACTGCATGGCCCCGCCGCAGATGCCGGCGGTGGCCCAGCCGAGCCCGGTGATGTGGTCGTGGTGA
- the LOC112897021 gene encoding superoxide dismutase [Fe] 2, chloroplastic-like isoform X1, which produces MPPPAPLFLSLPSPPPPLLPVHHPKAPQALTLNRPLTSSRKPALPTRPVASLAPAVATRQYDWTRKQNFGLFSAAGDKFYGNLEAQFWSWLDTCWFRIRRQGGLSRRYSKILSYYGLTTPPYKLDALEPYMSRRTVELHWGKHHQDYVEGLNKQLASSPLYGYTLEELIKEAYNNGNPLPEYNNAAQVWNHHFFWESMQPEGGGLPEGGVLQQIEKDFGSFTNFREEFISSALQLLGSGWVWLVLKRNERKLSVVHTRNAISPLAFGDIPIASLDLWEHAYYLDYKDDRRTYITNFMDHLISWDTVTLRMMRAESFVNLGEPNIPVA; this is translated from the exons atgccgccgccggcgccgctctTCCTCTCGCTCCCCTCGCCTCCCCCACCGCTCCTGCCTGTCCACCACCCAAAGGCCCCGCAAGCCCTAACCCTAAATCGGCCCCTCACCTCATCCAGGAAACCCGCCCTCCCCACGCGCCCCGTCGCCTCCCTCGCGCCAGCTGTGGCCACACGCCAGTATGACTGGACGCGCAAGCAG AATTTTGGCTTGTTTTCTGCTGCTGGCGATAAATTTTATGGGAATTTAGAAGCTCAGTTTTGGAGCTGGCTGGATACTTGCTGGTTT AGAATACGGAGGCAGGGTGGTCTATCTCGTAGATATTCAAAAATTTTGTCCTATTACGGGCTCACAACTCCGCCATATAAACTG GATGCCCTGGAACCTTATATGAGCAGGAGAACAGTTGAACTTCATTGGGGTAAACACCATCAGGATTATGTGGAGGGCTTAAATAAGCAGCTTGCTAGCAGCCCGCTGTATGGATACACTCTGGAGGAGCTGATAAAAGAAGCATACAACAATGGCAATCCACTACCAGAATATAATAATGCAGCACAG GTCTGGAACCATCACTTCTTCTGGGAATCAATGCAACCAGAAGGTGGTGGCTTACCTGAGGGAGGTGTTTTGCAGCAGATTGAAAAGGATTTTGGCTCGTTTACTAATTTCAGGGAAGAGTTTATTTCCTCAGCCTTACAACTATTGGGGTCTGGTTGGGTTTGGCTTGTCT TGAAGAGAAATGAGAGAAAGCTTTCAGTGGTTCATACAAGAAATGCCATCTCCCCACTTGCTTTTGGTGATATT CCAATTGCCAGCCTAGACTTATGGGAG CATGCTTACTACTTAGACTACAAG GATGATAGGCGAACATATATTACAAACTTTATGGACCATCTCATCTCTTGGGACACTGTCACTCTGCGCATGATGCGTGCTGAGTCTTTTGTGAATCTTGGTGAGCCAAATATCCCAGTGGCATGA
- the LOC112897022 gene encoding methyl-CpG-binding domain-containing protein 2-like, translated as MESNLENFVISPTENSVSPPSRKRQKTFDKDGGQCDDASHQIVIYKNDKSDRGQDEQSGSHFSLEPLKPSKTSKRASVKIGAFAAQCAKCQKWRLISTKEKYEEIRERIREDPFVCEKAREWKPDVTCNDPSDVSQDGSKLWAIDKPDIAQAPQGWERLIKIRGEGSTRFADVYYRSPTGVQLRSTNEVEKYLAEHPEYIAQGVELSHFSFKSPAPLKKDYVRKRSQTSQSGVTHTGSSNLLQLEEVQPISWAAPPENNKQMVIYNEDQPEVVPSELREPTRPGSPPPAPAV; from the exons ATGGAGTCAAACCTGGAAAATTTCGTCATCAGTCCTACTGAGAACTCTGTGTCTCCACCATCTAGGAAGAGACAAAAGACATTTGATAAAGATGGTGGCCAGTGTGATGATGCATCACATCAAATAGTCATTTATAAGAATGACAAAAGTGATAGGGGACAAGATGAACAGAGTGGAAGCCATTTCTCACTTGAACCATTGAAGCCATCAAAGACATCAAAGCGTGCATCAGTGAAGATTGGAGCCTTTGCTGCTCAATGTGCTAAATGCCAGAAATGGAGACTTATTTCAACAAAAGAGAAGTATGAAGAAATTCGAGAGCGAATTCGAGAAGATCCTTTTGTCTGTGAAAAAGCCCGTGAGTGGAAGCCTGATGTGACATGCAATGATCCATCAGATGTATCTCAGGACGGCAGCAAGCTTTGGGCAATTGATAAACCTGACATCGCACAGGCCCCTCAAGGATGGGAAAGGTTAATTAAGATAAGAGGAGAAGGAAGCACCAGATTTGCTGATGT GTACTATAGGTCCCCTACTGGAGTTCAACTGAGATCAACGAATGAAGTTGAGAA GTACCTCGCAGAGCATCCAGAATACATTGCACAAGGTGTGGAGTTATCTCATTTTTCATTCAAGTCACCTGCACCACTAAAAAAGGACTATGTTAGAAAGCGTTCCCAGACAAGCCAAAGTGGTGTCACACATACAGGATCAAGTAATCTTCTCCAACTGGAAGAAG TGCAACCCATCTCCTGGGCAGCTCCACCGGAGAACAACAAGCAGATGGTGATCTACAATGAAGATCAGCCTGAAGTGGTACCATCTGAACTGCGGGAGCCAACGAGGCCTGGGagcccgcctcccgcgccggccGTCTAG
- the LOC112897021 gene encoding superoxide dismutase [Fe] 2, chloroplastic-like isoform X2: protein MPPPAPLFLSLPSPPPPLLPVHHPKAPQALTLNRPLTSSRKPALPTRPVASLAPAVATRQYDWTRKQRIRRQGGLSRRYSKILSYYGLTTPPYKLDALEPYMSRRTVELHWGKHHQDYVEGLNKQLASSPLYGYTLEELIKEAYNNGNPLPEYNNAAQVWNHHFFWESMQPEGGGLPEGGVLQQIEKDFGSFTNFREEFISSALQLLGSGWVWLVLKRNERKLSVVHTRNAISPLAFGDIPIASLDLWEHAYYLDYKDDRRTYITNFMDHLISWDTVTLRMMRAESFVNLGEPNIPVA from the exons atgccgccgccggcgccgctctTCCTCTCGCTCCCCTCGCCTCCCCCACCGCTCCTGCCTGTCCACCACCCAAAGGCCCCGCAAGCCCTAACCCTAAATCGGCCCCTCACCTCATCCAGGAAACCCGCCCTCCCCACGCGCCCCGTCGCCTCCCTCGCGCCAGCTGTGGCCACACGCCAGTATGACTGGACGCGCAAGCAG AGAATACGGAGGCAGGGTGGTCTATCTCGTAGATATTCAAAAATTTTGTCCTATTACGGGCTCACAACTCCGCCATATAAACTG GATGCCCTGGAACCTTATATGAGCAGGAGAACAGTTGAACTTCATTGGGGTAAACACCATCAGGATTATGTGGAGGGCTTAAATAAGCAGCTTGCTAGCAGCCCGCTGTATGGATACACTCTGGAGGAGCTGATAAAAGAAGCATACAACAATGGCAATCCACTACCAGAATATAATAATGCAGCACAG GTCTGGAACCATCACTTCTTCTGGGAATCAATGCAACCAGAAGGTGGTGGCTTACCTGAGGGAGGTGTTTTGCAGCAGATTGAAAAGGATTTTGGCTCGTTTACTAATTTCAGGGAAGAGTTTATTTCCTCAGCCTTACAACTATTGGGGTCTGGTTGGGTTTGGCTTGTCT TGAAGAGAAATGAGAGAAAGCTTTCAGTGGTTCATACAAGAAATGCCATCTCCCCACTTGCTTTTGGTGATATT CCAATTGCCAGCCTAGACTTATGGGAG CATGCTTACTACTTAGACTACAAG GATGATAGGCGAACATATATTACAAACTTTATGGACCATCTCATCTCTTGGGACACTGTCACTCTGCGCATGATGCGTGCTGAGTCTTTTGTGAATCTTGGTGAGCCAAATATCCCAGTGGCATGA
- the LOC112897420 gene encoding glycosyltransferase family protein 64 C3: MPPRSRHLLRVLFFLLVALAGAAVSHGGVVEDAACAAANLTDAASLRPDRLTVLLSGYSERRLPLLRAIAGAYAAHPLVLAVVVLWCNPSTPDRVLLRGGGGFPPRVTVRRAASASLNSRFLPCPSDIRTAAVAVADDDVLPDAAALSFAFATWQQQPAAASGPLVGFFPRSHHLDLARGRWAYTAAEPGRYSMVLTKFMVLGTGVLYRYSCSPELAAARAVVDRERNCEDILMNFVAAEESGAGPVLVEAGSIRDWGDPRNDVNVGGAGEEGGAMKDVGLSATGGLGHWEKRGACITEFHRLLGRMPLRYSYGKVVEAAVGEQGLCSKGGRLVRCDQE, from the coding sequence ATGCCGCCGCGCTCGCGCCACCTCCTCCGtgtcctcttcttcctcctcgttgCGCTTGCAGGCGCGGCCGTATCCCACGGTGGCGTGGTTGAGGATGCCGCCTGCGCCGCGGCGAACCTCACCGACGCGGCCTCGCTCCGCCCGGACCGCCTCACGGTGCTCCTGAGCGGCTACTCGGAGCGGCGCCTCCCGCTGCTCCGCGCCATCGCGGGGGCCTACGCCGCGCACCCGCTAGTCCTCGCCGTGGTCGTGCTCTGGTGCAACCCCTCCACGCCGGACCGCGTCctcctccgcggcggcggcgggttccCGCCCCGCGTCACggtccgccgcgccgcctcggCGTCCCTCAACTCCCGCTTCCTCCCGTGCCCCTCCGACATCCGCACCGCCGCTGTGGCCGTGGCCGACGACGACGTGCTCCCCGACGCCGCGGCCCTCTCCTTCGCGTTCGCCACCTGGCAGcagcagccggcggcggcgtcgggccCCCTCGTCGGCTTCTTCCCGCGGTCGCACCACCTCGACCTCGCCCGCGGGAGGTGGGCGTACACGGCGGCGGAGCCGGGGCGGTACTCCATGGTGCTCACCAAGTTCATGGTCCTCGGGACCGGCGTCCTCTACAGGTACTcgtgctcgccggagctcgcggCCGCGCGGGCCGTGGTGGACCGCGAGCGCAACTGCGAGGACATCCTCATGAACTTCGTCGCCGCCGAGGAGTCCGGCGCGGGGCCCGTGCTCGTGGAGGCCGGCAGCATTAGGGACTGGGGCGACCCGAGGAACGACGTGAACGtcggcggcgcgggcgaggagGGAGGCGCGATGAAGGATGTCGGGCTGAGCGCCACAGGCGGGTTGGGGCACTGGGAGAAGAGAGGGGCGTGCATCACCGAGTTCCACCGCCTGCTGGGGAGAATGCCGCTGCGCTACAGCTACGGGAAGGTGGTGGAGGCCGCCGTCGGCGAGCAGGGGCTCTGCAGCAAAGGGGGACGCCTcgtccggtgcgaccaggagTAG